A segment of the Thermanaerothrix sp. genome:
GAGTGTATGCGGCCCACCGAAGCACGGCCAAGAACCCTCACGGTGTTCTCGAAGGCCTCCTCGTCCTCCCCTGGGAAACCCACCATAACATCGGAGCTAACGTGAAGGTCATCACCGAGGATCTCCCTGGCCCTGTCAACCAAGGCCACGTAATCGTCCCCCCTGTAGCCCCTGCCCATCCGCCGAAGAACCCTATCGTCTCCGCTTTGAAGGGGGACATGCAGATGCCTCATGAATATTCCGCAGTCCCTAAGGGCATTGAGCAGCCTTTCATCTATGGAAAAAGGCTCAATGGACCCGAACCTAAGCCTCTTGAGCCCCTCCACCACCCCCAAGGCACCCACCAGGTCCGCAAGGTCAAAGCCCTCCCAACGGTAGTCCCCCAGGTGAACCCCCGTAAGCACCACCTCCAAGGCCCCGGCATCCAAGACCCTACGCACCTCATCAAGCACATCCCCCAAGGGCCTTGACCTTGAGGGGCCCCTCAGCTTGGGTATTATGCAGTACGTACATCCCCTGGAGCATCCATCCTGAACCTTAACGAACGCCCTGGTGTGCCTGGTGGGCATGAGCAGGGCAAGGGAGTCCCAACCGGCATCCTCGCTCCGGTACACCGGATCCAGCTTCTCTCCACGGACATGTCGCTCCACCAACTGGGGCACCAGATGTTTCATGCCGTTAGCCAACCCCACGTCTACCCCCATGTTCAAAAGGTCCTCGTCGGATACCCGGTTCACCCAACATCCGCAAACCA
Coding sequences within it:
- a CDS encoding MiaB/RimO family radical SAM methylthiotransferase, which translates into the protein MSGLGGIGFFLVSHGCRVNQYEGDAIASELLSLGAHGAERAEDAGVLVLVSCAVTAEAERKARQEIRRLRRKNPDALLMVCGCWVNRVSDEDLLNMGVDVGLANGMKHLVPQLVERHVRGEKLDPVYRSEDAGWDSLALLMPTRHTRAFVKVQDGCSRGCTYCIIPKLRGPSRSRPLGDVLDEVRRVLDAGALEVVLTGVHLGDYRWEGFDLADLVGALGVVEGLKRLRFGSIEPFSIDERLLNALRDCGIFMRHLHVPLQSGDDRVLRRMGRGYRGDDYVALVDRAREILGDDLHVSSDVMVGFPGEDEEAFENTVRVLGRASVGRIHSFQYSPRPGTTAFDWERPALEVVRARLSRLMDFGASSLEAFASRFVGRSVTVLVERVSGGMGDGLTEEFVRVRFPYHGPSGVVVQLSPTVSRGGVLGVGDGAFVSSDDLLYPL